The following proteins are co-located in the Meriones unguiculatus strain TT.TT164.6M chromosome 4, Bangor_MerUng_6.1, whole genome shotgun sequence genome:
- the Snx21 gene encoding sorting nexin-21 isoform X3, with protein sequence MASRLLHRLRHALASDGPGEAAAGPETEQFPESSELEDDDAEGLSSRLSGTLSFTSAEDDPDDEDEDDEAGPDSLPSGDGTSGEDAERSPPADGQRGSQLLARQLQDFWKKSRNTLVPQRLLFEVTSANVVKDPPSNSTPSP encoded by the exons ATGGCCTCGCGGCTCCTGCACCGGCTGCGACACGCCCTGGCCAGCGATGGCCCCGGGGAGGCGGCGGCGGGCCCAGAGACCGAGCAGTTCCCTGAGAGCTCCGAGCTGGAGGACGACGACGCCGAGGGCCTGTCCTCCCGCCTCAGCGGTACACTCAGCTTCACCAGTGCAGAAGATGACCCGGACGACGAGGACGAGGACGACGAGGCGGGCCCCGATTCTCTGCCCTCCGGAGATGGGACATCGGGAGAAGACGCAG AACGAAGTCCCCCAGCTGATGGACAGCGGGGCAGTCAACTCCTGGCTCGGCAGCTGCAGGATTTCTGGAAGAAGTCTCGGAACACCCTAGTTCCACAGCGGCTGCTCTTTGAGGTGACCAGCGCCAATGTTGTCAAGGACCCTCCCTCCAA
- the Tnnc2 gene encoding troponin C, skeletal muscle isoform X1 yields the protein MTDQQAEARSYLSEEMIAEFKAAFDMFDADGGGDISVKELGTVMRMLGQTPTKEELDAIIEEVDEDGSGTIDFEEFLVMMVRQMKEDAKGKSEEELAECFRIFDRNMDGYIDAEELAEIFRASGEHVTDEEIESLMKDGDKNNDGRIDFDEFLKMMEGVQ from the exons ATG ACGGACCAACAGGCTGAGGCCAGGTCCTACCTCAGCGAGGAGATGATCGCTG AGTTCAAGGCTGCCTTTGACATGTTTGATGCTGATGGTGGTGGGGACATCAGCGTTAAAGAGCTGGGCACCGTGATGAGGATGCTAGGGCAGACACCCACCAAAGAGGAACTGGATGCCATCATTGAGGAGGTGGACGAGGATG GCAGCGGAACCATCGACTTTGAAGAGTTCTTGGTCATGATGGTGCGCCAGATGAAAGAGGATGCGAAGGGGAAGAGTGAAGAGGAGCTGGCAGAGTGTTTCCGCATCTTTGACAG GAACATGGACGGCTACATTGACGCTGAGGAGCTGGCTGAGATTTTCAGGGCTTCCGGGGAGCATGTGACAGATGAGGAGATCGAATCCCTGATGAAGGACGGCGATAAGAACAATGATGGCCGCATTGACTTCGATG AGTTCCTGAAGATGATGGAGGGTGTTCAGTAA
- the Tnnc2 gene encoding troponin C, skeletal muscle isoform X2 has protein sequence MIAEFKAAFDMFDADGGGDISVKELGTVMRMLGQTPTKEELDAIIEEVDEDGSGTIDFEEFLVMMVRQMKEDAKGKSEEELAECFRIFDRNMDGYIDAEELAEIFRASGEHVTDEEIESLMKDGDKNNDGRIDFDEFLKMMEGVQ, from the exons ATGATCGCTG AGTTCAAGGCTGCCTTTGACATGTTTGATGCTGATGGTGGTGGGGACATCAGCGTTAAAGAGCTGGGCACCGTGATGAGGATGCTAGGGCAGACACCCACCAAAGAGGAACTGGATGCCATCATTGAGGAGGTGGACGAGGATG GCAGCGGAACCATCGACTTTGAAGAGTTCTTGGTCATGATGGTGCGCCAGATGAAAGAGGATGCGAAGGGGAAGAGTGAAGAGGAGCTGGCAGAGTGTTTCCGCATCTTTGACAG GAACATGGACGGCTACATTGACGCTGAGGAGCTGGCTGAGATTTTCAGGGCTTCCGGGGAGCATGTGACAGATGAGGAGATCGAATCCCTGATGAAGGACGGCGATAAGAACAATGATGGCCGCATTGACTTCGATG AGTTCCTGAAGATGATGGAGGGTGTTCAGTAA